A single region of the Microtus ochrogaster isolate Prairie Vole_2 chromosome 2, MicOch1.0, whole genome shotgun sequence genome encodes:
- the Vgll3 gene encoding transcription cofactor vestigial-like protein 3 isoform X3, translating into MSCAEVMYHPQPYGAPQYLPNPVAAATCPTACYHPAPQPGQQGDIGSVVDEHFSRALGQASTLHPESAISKSKMGLTPLWRDSSALSSQRSNFPTSFWTSSYQPPPAPCLGGVHPDFQVTAPHGTFTTADPNSWPGHGLHQTGPAPPPTASESWHYPLASQVSPSYSHMHDMYMRHHHPHAHMHHRHHHHHHHPAAGSALDPAYGPLLMPSVRTARIPAPQCDITKTDPTTVTTATSAWAGAFHGTVDIMPSVGFDAGLQHQDKSKESAWY; encoded by the exons ATGAGTTGTGCGGAGGTGATGTATCACCCCCAGCCGTATGGAGCGCCCCAGTATCTGCCCAACCCCGTGGCAGCTGCAACCTGCCCCACAGCCTGCTATCATCCGGCGCCCCAACCTGGCCAGCAG GGAGACATTGGGTCAGTAGTGGATGAACACTTCTCAAGAGCTTTGGGCCAAGCCAGCACCTTGCATCCAGAATCTGCCATTTCAAAAAGCAAGATGGGGCTAACCCCCTTATGGCGAG ACAGCTCAGCTCTCTCAAGCCAGCGGAGTAATTTCCCAACTTCCTTTTGGACCAGCTCTTACCAGCCCCCACCTGCACCCTGTTTGGGGGGAGTTCATCCTGACTTCCAAGTCACTGCACCCCATGGCACCTTTACAACAGCAGACCCCAACTCTTGGCCAGGACATGGTCTGCATCAgactggccctgcccctccccctactGCATCCGAGTCCTGGCACTATCCTCTGGCATCTCAGGTGAGCCCGTCCTACAGCCACATGCATGACATGTACATGCGGCATCACCATCCTCACGCCCAcatgcaccaccgccaccaccatcaccaccaccacccagctgctggTTCTGCCCTGGATCCCGCCTATGGGCCCCTGCTAATGCCATCAGTGCGTACTGCCAGGATTCCTGCTCCCCAGTGTGACATCACAAAGACAGATCCGACTACAGTCACCACTGCTACCTCAGCATGGGCCGGAGCCTTTCATGGGACAGTGGACATCATGCCAAGTGTGGGCTTTGATGCAG
- the Vgll3 gene encoding transcription cofactor vestigial-like protein 3 isoform X1: protein MSCAEVMYHPQPYGAPQYLPNPVAAATCPTACYHPAPQPGQQKKLAVYSKMQDSLEVTLPSKQEEDEEEEDEDEEEEKDQPAEMEYLNSRCVLFTYFQGDIGSVVDEHFSRALGQASTLHPESAISKSKMGLTPLWRDSSALSSQRSNFPTSFWTSSYQPPPAPCLGGVHPDFQVTAPHGTFTTADPNSWPGHGLHQTGPAPPPTASESWHYPLASQVSPSYSHMHDMYMRHHHPHAHMHHRHHHHHHHPAAGSALDPAYGPLLMPSVRTARIPAPQCDITKTDPTTVTTATSAWAGAFHGTVDIMPSVGFDAGLQHQDKSKESAWY from the exons ATGAGTTGTGCGGAGGTGATGTATCACCCCCAGCCGTATGGAGCGCCCCAGTATCTGCCCAACCCCGTGGCAGCTGCAACCTGCCCCACAGCCTGCTATCATCCGGCGCCCCAACCTGGCCAGCAG AAGAAGTTAGCGGTATAcagcaagatgcaggactctctgGAAGTCACGCTTCCCAGCAAacaagaggaggatgaggaggaggaggatgaggatgaggaggaggagaaagaccagCCTGCCGAGATGGAGTACCTTAACTCTCGCTGTGTCCTTTTCACTTATTTCCAGGGAGACATTGGGTCAGTAGTGGATGAACACTTCTCAAGAGCTTTGGGCCAAGCCAGCACCTTGCATCCAGAATCTGCCATTTCAAAAAGCAAGATGGGGCTAACCCCCTTATGGCGAG ACAGCTCAGCTCTCTCAAGCCAGCGGAGTAATTTCCCAACTTCCTTTTGGACCAGCTCTTACCAGCCCCCACCTGCACCCTGTTTGGGGGGAGTTCATCCTGACTTCCAAGTCACTGCACCCCATGGCACCTTTACAACAGCAGACCCCAACTCTTGGCCAGGACATGGTCTGCATCAgactggccctgcccctccccctactGCATCCGAGTCCTGGCACTATCCTCTGGCATCTCAGGTGAGCCCGTCCTACAGCCACATGCATGACATGTACATGCGGCATCACCATCCTCACGCCCAcatgcaccaccgccaccaccatcaccaccaccacccagctgctggTTCTGCCCTGGATCCCGCCTATGGGCCCCTGCTAATGCCATCAGTGCGTACTGCCAGGATTCCTGCTCCCCAGTGTGACATCACAAAGACAGATCCGACTACAGTCACCACTGCTACCTCAGCATGGGCCGGAGCCTTTCATGGGACAGTGGACATCATGCCAAGTGTGGGCTTTGATGCAG
- the Vgll3 gene encoding transcription cofactor vestigial-like protein 3 isoform X2, with amino-acid sequence MSCAEVMYHPQPYGAPQYLPNPVAAATCPTACYHPAPQPGQQKLAVYSKMQDSLEVTLPSKQEEDEEEEDEDEEEEKDQPAEMEYLNSRCVLFTYFQGDIGSVVDEHFSRALGQASTLHPESAISKSKMGLTPLWRDSSALSSQRSNFPTSFWTSSYQPPPAPCLGGVHPDFQVTAPHGTFTTADPNSWPGHGLHQTGPAPPPTASESWHYPLASQVSPSYSHMHDMYMRHHHPHAHMHHRHHHHHHHPAAGSALDPAYGPLLMPSVRTARIPAPQCDITKTDPTTVTTATSAWAGAFHGTVDIMPSVGFDAGLQHQDKSKESAWY; translated from the exons ATGAGTTGTGCGGAGGTGATGTATCACCCCCAGCCGTATGGAGCGCCCCAGTATCTGCCCAACCCCGTGGCAGCTGCAACCTGCCCCACAGCCTGCTATCATCCGGCGCCCCAACCTGGCCAGCAG AAGTTAGCGGTATAcagcaagatgcaggactctctgGAAGTCACGCTTCCCAGCAAacaagaggaggatgaggaggaggaggatgaggatgaggaggaggagaaagaccagCCTGCCGAGATGGAGTACCTTAACTCTCGCTGTGTCCTTTTCACTTATTTCCAGGGAGACATTGGGTCAGTAGTGGATGAACACTTCTCAAGAGCTTTGGGCCAAGCCAGCACCTTGCATCCAGAATCTGCCATTTCAAAAAGCAAGATGGGGCTAACCCCCTTATGGCGAG ACAGCTCAGCTCTCTCAAGCCAGCGGAGTAATTTCCCAACTTCCTTTTGGACCAGCTCTTACCAGCCCCCACCTGCACCCTGTTTGGGGGGAGTTCATCCTGACTTCCAAGTCACTGCACCCCATGGCACCTTTACAACAGCAGACCCCAACTCTTGGCCAGGACATGGTCTGCATCAgactggccctgcccctccccctactGCATCCGAGTCCTGGCACTATCCTCTGGCATCTCAGGTGAGCCCGTCCTACAGCCACATGCATGACATGTACATGCGGCATCACCATCCTCACGCCCAcatgcaccaccgccaccaccatcaccaccaccacccagctgctggTTCTGCCCTGGATCCCGCCTATGGGCCCCTGCTAATGCCATCAGTGCGTACTGCCAGGATTCCTGCTCCCCAGTGTGACATCACAAAGACAGATCCGACTACAGTCACCACTGCTACCTCAGCATGGGCCGGAGCCTTTCATGGGACAGTGGACATCATGCCAAGTGTGGGCTTTGATGCAG